A genomic region of Papaver somniferum cultivar HN1 chromosome 7, ASM357369v1, whole genome shotgun sequence contains the following coding sequences:
- the LOC113295549 gene encoding glutamic acid-rich protein-like, producing the protein MTKDDLEKVQKRVSDLLYDIELQPIWEDMHAAMNENKAEEKPVEKPVPILQKKRHLDIFIDEKEKEKFWEVKSKKMRLAEMAVMKKEYGPHDSDATASEDEEHDVFVDHRSDIHTFSVLKEIIKEFCEDERFGINDALLAQETDSEADDANENEEEEGFDEEEVGSDEEEDGSDEEKEEYDDSDSE; encoded by the coding sequence atgaccaaggatgatctggagaaggtacAAAAGAGAGTAAgtgacttgttatatgatattgaacTCCAACCTATCTGGGAAGATATGCATGCTGCAATGAATGAAAACAAAGcagaagagaaaccagttgaaaaaccGGTACCAATTTTGCAAAAGAAGCGTCATCTTGATATTTTCATAGatgaaaaagagaaggaaaaattctgggAAGTGAAGAGTAAAAAGATGAGGTTGGCTGAAATGGCAGTAATGAAGAAAGAATATGGGCCGCATGACAGTGATGCAACtgcttccgaagatgaagagcATGATGTTTTCGTTGATCATCGAAGTGATATACATACTTTTTCTGTCCTAAAAGAGATAATTAAGGAATTTTGcgaagatgagagatttgggattaatgatgcaTTGTTGGCCCAAGAGACCGATTCTGAAGCGGACGATGCAAATGAAAACGAGGAGGAAGAAGGGTTTGATGAGGAGGAAGTGGGttctgatgaggaagaagatgggtcTGATGAGGAGAAAGAGGAAtatgatgattctgattccgagtga